A part of Drosophila ananassae strain 14024-0371.13 chromosome 2R, ASM1763931v2, whole genome shotgun sequence genomic DNA contains:
- the LOC6493269 gene encoding PAX-interacting protein 1 isoform X1, which translates to MENLKISEKLFEDVIYFVLGNLDEEIERFLKSGGAQSKLYLSDKITHLICANNYSEEELSMNLDLYSAIPVTEQWIVHSAKLGRMASTRAFDPSPNQLRLMRGIRAAITNVVAGDRRRLYAMLTYHGAVVTHSFGATNTHLVCGAATGGIYNKALALPKNAIIIVTPDWVTDCLKFKSCLPSEPYHPRLLKPIEKQRNQKQQAAAQQHQIQQQMQQQQQQQQLQQQQQMQQQQQQQQIQQSAAPTLSDILGFGEDTAAAKSIASIKSQLQASAEQIQQQHQPQPISAQQQVVFVRPQPQPQQQPMQHPMPQAGPQAPAPPHSQQQQQQLIIQQQKVIPANLQQQPQSQQQIKNILQQQRQMKNTQQQQQQAQQQQQQQIQMIQQQQQQQQLQQQQQQQQQQQQPIMQQDPLQQQQQSPRLPTTPTGRQTPRTPQSTTPQPIQSPQQHHQQLIQQQQVLLCFLIKYSSNIVSIKLFQQQQVVQQPQQMVQQQQMVPQQVVQQQQQQSVPVSPQIMHQHLMRQLQVLNQNQMQIQQIIQSGQPLTPQQQQQQRQIQQQQQQIMQQQQQLQMQIQQQQQQQQQQSLQQQQSPRMVQNRSPVMPPNTPSPSLQQQQQLQHASNNMLPPQSPRQLQSPAPQMTPPPPPSPQSAQQQHLRQQQMQQSRQQQHMMGSPQQPQPPSMMSPQQQQQQMQPFQQPVHQQQRMQLQQQQQLAQQQQQQQQQQSPQHISAPQSPQISQTPPMQSKLHPNQTLGGQQQQSFSQQKPIDPTDPVQVAQVLSRSTLSSNQDSLIMRQQQLKQQQQMQQQQPQQQHTPSPRQSPLQQPTTPTLQQQQQQQQQPIQQQQQQPPQQMQQQQQQQQQQQQQQIMAQQQPQSVQQQQVITQRHVINTSTAQGQQIIQSHMMNLQQKQQQVLHVQQQQQQPAQQQQLPQQQPQQQHQQVQFTQQQQIALGTGGQVRIIQQTIQRPQQQQQVAPQQQQIIGQFPQQQQQLQQQQLQQQQPQQTLQQQQMPQQQQPQILGVQQQQQQQQQQQQPQQMQPQGKTFIISQQHFNQLSVQQQQQILAQNPQNQNVYVVNQTNLAQQQQQQQQQQQQQQLVQQQQMLQQQQQQPIMPQQQQRMQMQPQPQQIVVNQQIISDPQRLQYLQQQQIIQKQQQQQQLVGAQQQQQQILIQQQQPQQQQQQILQQKLPIDPQQQQQQQLLLQQQSPQHHPQMQPQPHWSPQSPASGQMGPVTPGTPTSSVGMQSPLPGGPSTPQQQQQQQPQQQFVPRGLRPQTSWPGQQQQQPPTVQQQQQIVLPPPQQQQQQAPGQVAPQQQIVLQQPQQQKIVLDEKTHAHFMSLDAHKRAEYITKLNQQNKPRVMLRQQVAYQPRPGAPGGMVATRPAGPVPPGHIIVQSQMPPGLTQQQQMLWLQQQGKRQVVVRAGGTPGLSPIQQQPGVAVGPPQQQQQSPQQQPFNPNDPNQQMLLQRQQLRVQQIPIQQQAPQQMGKQTVQLITGPNGQLIEQQTIVQQQQQPTTPTTPGPGGVVVPGGPPGSGNIMTQTLVMTSTTPDGQPQQTPQQMNLKTKTALANMLSSRLGNNGVQPQQQLIQLPDGQQQPQQQIVQQVVVTGAPQQQQQQLLLQQQQQQMVVQQQLAPQQHEPPSAAGALRMMGQQHNAAVGVGVGVAGPPRTQQELLMLQQQQQQQQMLQQQQLRRVVAVSQQQQTPQQHLVQHQIVVAPPQSPQQQQQMTVGVGVPVQRPPHGFIQARPGQQAIPMPQFYGHNPNLKLPADLFLVGCTFFIVEYDETDGDELPIWLDTIRQFGGDIERTYCPRVTHVICRTQRHGVVMQALRDAKRCVTAYWLSDICLKRQLMPPWQPLHLPFPSQFGYRKPLERYIITSEGFEGEEVVRLQQMAEECGAIYTSYLSKVNTVVVCKQLEGNKFNAAKEWNIPMVNALWLSDVCIGNLSGLSQYDSPKYQQYNLVAPFRIECNLVAHLLTAWKAPINLTQEAHERVKRHLSDPYSSEQKLKRQKLNSFQQEQLPEQIVCLEYPTTTKPPKVIFSQVADVESLKKAVLILGGIVVDSPADATHLVMTRESRTCKLIQACCHVDYVLKSSWIVESAKAGKFVPTEPYRIQHIPVDENLQFNLDTVLCAPTRDTLFAGKYFHVTPDVFPAREDIIKMIEYSGGKVEAKRRSGAAVAEAHVQSPDSYIIVTCPTDMHLCADLTRHGNPKCHIVSTEFVMSSILKQQLEIEPNLIPYLYNNNNVNACNSNKS; encoded by the exons ATGGAGAACCTTAAAATAAGCGAGAAGCTGTTTGAGGACGTGATTTATTTCGTTCTCGGCAATTTGGACGAGGAG ATTGAACGCTTTCTGAAGAGCGGCGGAGCACAGTCGAAACTTTACCTATCGGACAAAATCACACACCTGATATGTGCCAACAACTACTCGGAGGAGGAGCTGTCCATGAACTTGGACCTTTACAGTGCCATCCCGGTGACCGAGCAATGGATCGTGCACAGCGCCAAGCTGGGCCGGATGGCCTCGACCCGGGCCTTCGATCCCAGTCCCAATCAGTTACGGCTCATGCGAGGTATTCGCGCCGCCATAACAAACGTGGTGGCTGGGGACCGGCGGCGGCTCTATGCCATGCTGACCTACCACGGCGCCGTGGTGACACACAGCTTCGGGGCCACCAACACGCATCTGGTATGCGGAGCGGCCACCGGAGGCATCTACAACAAGGCGCTGGCGCTTCCCAAGAACGCCATAATCATTGTGACGCCCGACTGGGTGACCGACTGCCTTAAGTTCAAGAGCTGCCTGCCGTCGGAGCCGTATCATCCCCGACTGCTCAAGCCCATTGAGAAGCAGAGGAACCAGAAGCAGCAGGCAGCGGCGCAACAGCATCAAATTCAGCAACagatgcagcagcaacaacagcaacaacaactgcagcagcagcaacagatgcagcaacagcaacagcagcagcaaataCAACAAAGCGCCGCCCCTACTCTGTCGGATATTCTGGGCTTTGGAGAGGATACTGCTGCTGCCAAGAGCATAGCCAGTATAAAATCTCAGCTGCAGGCCTCGGCCGAACAGAttcagcagcaacatcaaccacaGCCTATATCAGCACAACAGCAAGTGGTCTTCGTGCGACCCCAGCCACAGCCACAACAACAGCCGATGCAACACCCAATGCCGCAAGCAGGACCACAGGCTCCTGCTCCGCCCCAttcgcagcaacagcagcagcagttgatCATCCAGCAGCAAAAAGTCATTCCCGCCAAtttgcagcagcagccgcagagTCAGCAGCAGATTAAAAACATTCTGCAGCAACAGCGTCAGATGAAGAacacgcagcagcagcagcaacaagctcagcaacagcagcagcaacaaattcaaatgattcagcagcagcagcaacaacagcaacttcaacagcagcagcaacaacaacaacaacaacagcaaccgATCATGCAACAAGATCccctgcagcagcagcagcagtcgccCCGGCTACCCACCACCCCCACTGGCCGACAAACACCTCGTACACCGCAGTCCACAACGCCACAACCCATCCAGTCGCCTCAACAACATCACCAGCAACTTATTCAGCAACAACAGGTattattgtgttttttaattaaatattcctCTAATATAGTATCTATTAAACTTTTCCAGCAACAGCAAGTCGTGCAACAGCCGCAACAAATGGtacagcaacagcagatggTGCCGCAACAAGttgtccagcagcagcagcagcagtctgTGCCTGTTTCTCCGCAAATCATGCACCAACATTTAATGCGGCAACTGCAGGTTCTGAACCAAAACCAAATGCAAATTCAGCAAATCATTCAAAGCGGACAGCCTCTGACGccccagcaacaacagcaacagcggcagatccaacagcagcagcagcaaataatgcagcagcaacaacagctgcagatgcagattcagcaacagcagcagcagcaacaacagcagagCCTTCAACAGCAACAATCGCCAAGAATGGTGCAAAACAGATCGCCGGTAATGCCGCCAAACACTCCCTCGCCAtcgctgcagcagcagcagcaactgcagcatGCCAGCAACAACATGCTGCCGCCGCAATCGCCGAGGCAGCTGCAGTCGCCAGCTCCCCAGATGAcgccaccaccgccacccTCGCCCCAGAGtgcccagcagcagcatctgCGACAACAGCAAATGCAGCAGagccggcagcagcagcacatgATGGGATCGCCCCAACAACCGCAACCGCCCTCCATGATGTCTccccaacagcagcaacagcagatgcAACCCTTCCAGCAGCCGGTTCATCAGCAGCAGCGGATGCagttgcagcaacagcagcaattggcgcaacaacagcagcagcagcagcaacagcaaagtCCGCAACACATTTCGGCACCTCAGTCGCCGCAAATTTCGCAGACTCCTCCCATGCAGAGCAAACTGCATCCGAACCAGACCTTGGgcggccagcagcagcagtcgtTTTCGCAGCAGAAGCCCATCGATCCAACAGACCCCGTGCAAGTGGCGCAGGTCCTTAGCCGATCCACGTTGAGTAGCAACCAGGACTCGTTGATCAtgaggcagcagcagctgaagcaacagcagcagatgcagcagcaacagccgcagcagcagcatacTCCCTCGCCGCGACAATCGCCTTTGCAGCAACCGACGACACCAACCttacagcagcagcagcaacaacaacagcaaccgattcagcagcagcagcaacagcctcCACAA CaaatgcaacagcagcaacaacaacaacagcagcagcagcagcaacaaataATGGCACAACAGCAACCGCAATCTGTTCAACAACAACAGGTGATCACTCAGCGACATGTGATTAACACTTCCACGGCCCAAGGGCAACAGATCATTCAGAGCCACATGATGAACctgcagcagaagcagcagcaagtGTTGCATgtccagcaacaacagcagcagccagcgcagcaacaacagctcCCTCAACAgcagccacagcagcagcatcaacaaGTACAATTCACACAACAGCAGCAAATAGCGCTTGGAACTGGGGGTCAGGTGCGAATCATTCAGCAGACAATTCAGCGtccacagcagcaacaacaggtAGCTCCGCAACAACAGCAGATAATCGGACAGTttccgcagcagcagcagcaattgcagcaacaacaactgcaacagcagcaaccacAACAG acactccagcagcaacagatgccacagcaacaacagcctCAAATTCTGGGagtccagcagcagcagcaacaacaacaacaacagcaacagccgcAGCAGATGCAGCCACAAGGCAAAACATTCATTATCAGTCAGCAGCACTTCAATCAGCTCAGcgttcagcagcagcagcaaattCTGGCCCAAAATCCACAAAACCAAAACGTATATGTTGTTAATCAGACAAACCTCGctcagcagcaacaacaacagcagcagcagcagcaacaacaacagcttgtgcagcagcagcaaatgttgcaacaacaacagcagcaaccgATTATgccgcagcaacagcaacgaaTGCAAATGCAGCCGCAACCACAGCAAATAGTTGTCAACCAGCAGATCATAAGCGATCCTCAACGGCTGCAATatttgcagcagcagcagattaTTCagaaacaacagcagcagcaacagcttgTGGgagcgcagcagcagcagcaacagatcTTGAttcaacagcaacagccacagcagcagcaacagcaaataTTGCAGCAAAAGTTGCCCATCGacccgcagcagcagcagcaacaacagcttCTGCTGCAGCAACAATCGCCCCAGCATCATCCGCAAATGCAGCCACAGCCCCACTGGTCGCCGCAGAGTCCGGCATCTGGTCAGATGGGACCCGTAACGCCGGGAACGCCTACGAGTAGTGTGGGTATGCAGTCGCCCCTGCCGGGTGGGCCGTCCACCcctcagcagcagcaacaacagcagcccCAGCAGCAGTTTGTTCCCCGGGGACTGCGTCCTCAGACCTCATGGCCTggccagcaacagcagcagccccCGACagtccagcagcagcagcagattgTGCTCCCACcgccccagcagcagcagcaacaggcgCCGGGTCAGGTGGCGCCACAGCAACAGATAGTGCTGCAACAGCCGCAGCAACAGAAGATCGTCCTGGACGAGAAGACGCACGCCCACTTCATGTCCCTGGATGCCCACAAGCGGGCCGAGTACATCACCAAGCTCAACCAGCAGAACAAGCCGAGGGTGATGCTGCGCCAACAGGTGGCCTACCAGCCGCGACCCGGTGCTCCTGGTGGCATGGTTGCTACTCGTCCCGCCGGACCAGTGCCGCCCGGCCACATCATAGTCCAGAGCCAGATGCCACCAGGCCtcacgcagcagcagcagatgcTCTGGCTGCAGCAGCAAGGAAAGCGACAGGTGGTTGTGCGCGCCGGCGGTACTCCCGGACTGAGTCCCATTCAGCAGCAGCCGGGAGTGGCGGTAGGACCtccgcaacagcagcagcaatcgCCCCAACAACAGCCCTTCAATCCCAACGATCCCAATCAGCAGATGCTGCTGCAACGCCAGCAGTTGCGTGTCCAGCAGATTCCCATCCAGCAGCAGGCTCCGCAGCAAATGGGAAAGCAGACGGTCCAGCTCATAACTGGGCCCAATGGCCAGCTCATCGAGCAGCAGACCAttgtccagcagcagcagcaacccacCACTCCCACTACCCCGGGCCCGGGAGGTGTGGTGGTGCCTGGTGGTCCCCCAGGCAGTGGCAACATAATGACTCAGACATTGGTGATGACATCCACGA CTCCCGATGGACAGCCGCAGCAGACTCCGCAGCAGATGAACTTGAAAACCAAGACCGCACTGGCCAACATGCTGAGCAGTCGCTTGGGAAACAATGGAgtgcagccgcagcagcaactCATCCAGCTCCCCGATGGCCAGCAGCAGCCTCAGCAGCAGATTGTCCAGCAAGTAGTGGTGACCGGCGcaccgcagcagcagcagcagcaattgcttctccagcagcagcagcagcaaatgGTGGTGCAGCAGCAGTTGGCGCCACAGCAGCATGAGCCACCTTCGGCGGCCGGGGCTCTGAGGATGATGGGGCAACAGCACAACGCGGCAGTTGGTGTGGGAGTAGGTGTGGCAGGGCCACCTCGAACGCAGCAGGAGCTGCTgatgctgcagcagcagcaacaacagcaacagatgctccagcagcagcaattgcGCAGAGTGGTGGCCGTGTCGCAACAGCAGCAGACGCCGCAGCAGCACCTGGTGCAGCATCAAATAGTGGTTGCTCCGCCGCAGTCgccgcaacagcagcaacagatgACTGTGGGCGTGGGTGTGCCTGTACAGCGGCCGCCACATGGCTTCATCCAAGCGCGACCCGGTCAGCAGGCCATTCCCATGCCCCAGTTTTACGGCCACAATCCCAATCTGAAGCTGCCCGCCGATCTCTTCCTGGTGGGCTGCACCTTCTTCATCGTGGAGTACGACGAGACGGACGGCGACGAGCTGCCCATTTGGCTGGACACGATTCGGCAGTTCGGCGGCGACATCGAGCGGACGTATTGTCCTCGAGTTACCCATGTCATCTGTCGCACTCAGCGCCATGGAGTGGTGATGCAAGCCCTCCGGGACGCCAAGCGTTGCGTCACCGCTTACTGGCTGAGCGACATCTGCCTCAAGAGGCAGTTGATGCCACCGTGGCAGCCGCTTCATCTCCCGTTTCCCAGCCAGTTCGGCTACCGGAAGCCGCTTGAGCGCTACATCATCACCTCGGAGGGATTCGAGGGCGAAGAGGTGGTCCGGCTGCAGCAGATGGCCGAGGAATGCGGCGCCATCTATACGTCCTATCTGTCGAAGGTGAACACGGTCGTCGTCTGCAAGCAGCTGGAGGGGAATAAGTTCAATGCCGCCAAGGAGTGGAACATCCCGATGGTCAACGCCCTCTGGCTCAGCGATGTGTGCATCGGCAACCTAAGTGGACTGTCCCAGTACGACAGCCCCAAATACCAGCAGTACAACCTGGTGGCTCCATTCCGCATCGAATGCAACTTGGTGGCACATCTTCTAA CTGCTTGGAAAGCGCCCATCAATCTCACCCAGGAGGCACATGAACGTGTGAAGCGTCATCTCTCCGACCCGTACAGCAGCGAACAGAAGCTGAAGCGCCAGAAGTTGAACTCGTTccagcaggagcagctgccCGAGCAAATAGTCTGCCTCGAATATCCCACAACCACCAAGCCGCCAAAGGTTATATTCTCTCAGGTGGCCGATGTGGAATCTCTCAAGAAAGCAGTTCT AATTTTGGGTGGCATCGTAGTGGATAGTCCGGCCGACGCCACTCATCTGGTAATGACACGCGAGAGTCGCACCTGCAAGCTGATTCAGGCCTGCTGCCACGTCGACTATGTCCTCAAGTCCAGCTGGATCGTGGAGAGCGCCAAGGCTGGCAAATTTGTTCCGACCGAGCCTTACCGCATCCAGCACATACCAGTGGACGAGAACCTACAGTTCAACTTGGACACTGTCCTCTGTGCACCCACTCGTGATACCTTGTTTGCGGGGAAGTACTTCCACGTCACGCCAGACGTGTTCCCGGCCCGCGAAGATATCATCAAGATGATCGAGTACTCCGGCGGCAAGGTGGAAGCGAAGCGGAGAAGCGGCGCCGCTGTGGCCGAGGCGCATGTCCAGTCGCCTGACTCCTACATCATCGTTACCTGCCCGACGGACATGCACCTGTGCGCGGATCTAACGCGGCACGGCAATCCCAAGTGCCACATTGTGTCGACGGAGTTCGTCATGAGCTCGATCCTCAAGCAGCAGCTAGAGATTGAGCCCAACCTGATACCCTACCtgtacaataataataatgtcaacgcctgcaacagcaacaagtcctag